The Nitrospirota bacterium genome contains the following window.
TGCTCGGCACCGCAATGGGTGTCGGTATGCTGGTCGCCGGATGGTTCATCCGTCCGCGGAATCCCTATCCCGAAAAGCTGCTGACCTACGAATCCGGCATTACCCCCTTCATGGATGCGCACCGGAAGTTCTCCATCCGCTACTACATCGTTGCCATGCTGTTCCTCATCTTCGATATCGAAGCCGTCTTCCTCTATCCTTGGGCCGTGGCGTTCGACCACCTCGGTCTGTATGGTTTGATCGAGATGGTCATCTTCGTCGTCATCCTGCTCGTCGGATATTTTTATGCGTGGAAGAAGGGGGCACTGGAATGGGAGTAATGCAAAACCTTTTTGAGGACGGTTATATCACCACGACCGTTGATTCATTCCTCAACTACTGCAGGGCCAGCTCGATCTGGCCGATGACGTTTGGTCTCGCCTGCTGCGCTATCGAAATGATCCAGTACTATTCCGCTCCCCAGCATGACTTCGACCGTTTTGGCACCGTGCCCCGTCCGTCGCCGCGCCAGTCCGACCTGCTGCTGGTTGCCGGGACGCTGACGAAGAAGATGGCGCCCATCGTGCGGCGCGTCTACGATCAGATGCCCGAGCCGCGGTATGTCATCGCCATGGGAAGCTGCGCGAGTTCCGGCGGCATCTTCAATACGTACAGCGTGGTGCAGGGCGTCGACAATATCGTCCCTGTGGACGTGTATATCCCGGGCTGTCCTCCCCGGCCTGAGGCGCTCATGAACGGAATCATGAAACTGCAGGAAAAAATCAAGAAAGAGAAGTATATCCGGAAGTAACTTCCGCGACACGCCCCACTCATGATCATCAAGACAAACCTTCGCACCGGGTGACCGGTGCGCCATTGACGAGGTTGTATGGAGCCCTTACAGATCGCCAAAATGATAGAAGAGAAATTTGCCGGTCAAGTGCTCGCAGTCACGAGCCATGCCGGGCAGGTCAGTGTCCTGGTCAGGAAAGAGGTGATTAAAGAGATTTGCCTCTATCTCCGCGACGATCCCTCCCTCAAGATGGACCATCTTGCCGACCTCACCGCTGTTGACTACTCACAATATCCCGGAGACAAGGGACCCCGATTCGAAGTCGTCTACAACATGATCTCAACCTCCTATCTTCATCGTATCCGGCTCAAGGCGCGGGTTCCCGAGGAGGACGCGCGGATCGATACGGTCTCTGCCATCTGGCACACGGCCAACTGGCACGAGCGTGAGACCTTCGACCTCATGGGCGTGCAGTTCGACGGCCACCCGGACCTCAGAAGGATCCTGCTGCCCGAGGACTGGGAAGGACACCCGCTCAGGAAGGAATACCCGTTGAAGGGATACTGAGAAGAAGATAAGTCAGAAGATAAGTAAAATGTCAAATCCAAAGTGCAAAATTGATTTAATGACTCGGCCTTTTGAATTGAACGTTGGAATGTGAAATTGAGAATTCATGGTGATCATATGTCCGTGACCGAGAAGAAAGAGATCGTGCAAAAAGAAATCACTCTGAACATGGGGCCCCAGCACCCGGCAACCCATGGCGTGCTGCGCCTGGTCATCGATCTTCAGGGCGAGACCGTCGTGGGCTGCGACCCCCGGCCCGGCTACCTTCACCGCGGGATCGAGAAGTGGATGGAGAGCAGGACCTATCACCAGATAATCCCCATGACGGACAGGCTGGAGTACATCACCTGTATGAACAACAACCTCGGCTGGGTTGTCGCCGTGGAGAAACTTGCCGGTATCACGGTGCCCGAGCGGGCGCAGTTCATCCGTACGCTCATGGCTGAGTTGACCCGGCTTTCGGGGCACCTGGTGTGGCTCGGAACCCACGCGCTGGACATCGGCGCCATGACCGTCTGCATGTACACGCTGCGCGAGCGCGAACTGATCCTCGACCTTACCGAGATGGTCACCGGCGCCCGGCAGACCGTGAGCTATGTCCGCATCGGCGGTGTGCGGAACGACGTGCCGCGTGATTTCATCGAAAAGTGCCGCGAGTTCACCGAGATCTTCCCGCAGCGGCTGGAGGAGTACGACACCCTCATCCGGCAGAACCGCATCTGGCTTCAGCGCACCGTGGGCATCGGCGTCATGACGGCGGAGGAGGCGGTGAATTACGGCCTCACCGGTGGAACGCTGCGGGGCTCGGGCGTAAACTACGACCTCCGCAAGGTCGATCCCTATGCAGCCTACGACAAGGTTGAATTCGACGTCCCGCTGGGGACGAACGGCGATGTCTACGACCGGTATATCGTTCGCATCAACGAGATGCGCCAGAGCAACCGGATCATCAAGCAGTGCCTGGACATGATGCAGCCCGGGCGCATCACGACCGATGACCCGCGCTACGCCATACCCGAAAAGATGCAGGTGATGCAGAGCATGCAGTCGCTGGCGCACCAGTTTGTGCTGATGAGCAAGTGGGTGCCCATGCCTAAGGGCGAGGTCTACGTCGCCACCGAGGCGCCGAAGGGGGAACTCGGCTTCTATATTGTAAGCGACGGGAGCGGAAGACCATACCGGGTTAAAATCCGCGCGCCATCCTACGTGCATATCAGCGCTCTCCCGAAGATGGTGACCGGCCTCATGGTGGCCGATGTTATCGCCTGCATCGGCACGATCGATATCGTGCTCGGCGAATGCGACCGGTAAGAGGGACTGCCGCATGAACCTGCGAGAGATCGTGAGGCTGTTGCAGGCCGAGGTCCTGGTCGGCGACGGCCTCATCGATCAGATCGAAGTTGAAAGCTGCTTCAGCGCCGACCTGATGAGCGATGTGCTCGGCAGGTCGCACGCCAACGGCATCCTGGTCACGGGGCTCACGAATCCCCAGGCCGTCCGGACCGCCGATATCGCCGATATCAAGGCGGTCTGCGTCGTCCGTGGGAAGATGCCCGAAAGGGACACGGTGGCGTTAGCGCAGCAGAAGGACATCCCGCTCTTCACGACGAAACTGACCATGTTCGAAGCATGCGGGGTCCTGTACT
Protein-coding sequences here:
- the nuoD gene encoding NADH dehydrogenase (quinone) subunit D, whose translation is MVQKEITLNMGPQHPATHGVLRLVIDLQGETVVGCDPRPGYLHRGIEKWMESRTYHQIIPMTDRLEYITCMNNNLGWVVAVEKLAGITVPERAQFIRTLMAELTRLSGHLVWLGTHALDIGAMTVCMYTLRERELILDLTEMVTGARQTVSYVRIGGVRNDVPRDFIEKCREFTEIFPQRLEEYDTLIRQNRIWLQRTVGIGVMTAEEAVNYGLTGGTLRGSGVNYDLRKVDPYAAYDKVEFDVPLGTNGDVYDRYIVRINEMRQSNRIIKQCLDMMQPGRITTDDPRYAIPEKMQVMQSMQSLAHQFVLMSKWVPMPKGEVYVATEAPKGELGFYIVSDGSGRPYRVKIRAPSYVHISALPKMVTGLMVADVIACIGTIDIVLGECDR
- a CDS encoding NADH-quinone oxidoreductase subunit C gives rise to the protein MEPLQIAKMIEEKFAGQVLAVTSHAGQVSVLVRKEVIKEICLYLRDDPSLKMDHLADLTAVDYSQYPGDKGPRFEVVYNMISTSYLHRIRLKARVPEEDARIDTVSAIWHTANWHERETFDLMGVQFDGHPDLRRILLPEDWEGHPLRKEYPLKGY
- a CDS encoding NADH-quinone oxidoreductase subunit A; its protein translation is MTPASYLPVHYLPVVIFLLLGTAMGVGMLVAGWFIRPRNPYPEKLLTYESGITPFMDAHRKFSIRYYIVAMLFLIFDIEAVFLYPWAVAFDHLGLYGLIEMVIFVVILLVGYFYAWKKGALEWE
- a CDS encoding NADH-quinone oxidoreductase subunit B family protein, with amino-acid sequence MGVMQNLFEDGYITTTVDSFLNYCRASSIWPMTFGLACCAIEMIQYYSAPQHDFDRFGTVPRPSPRQSDLLLVAGTLTKKMAPIVRRVYDQMPEPRYVIAMGSCASSGGIFNTYSVVQGVDNIVPVDVYIPGCPPRPEALMNGIMKLQEKIKKEKYIRK